Within Vicia villosa cultivar HV-30 ecotype Madison, WI linkage group LG1, Vvil1.0, whole genome shotgun sequence, the genomic segment TTAATATAATAAAGAACGTATGAATCAAGAGAACATTGTAAGAGAAGTATTTACAATTCAAAATGAAATCGTAATTAACTACTAGTATGTATTAACAGCCTTAACAACAATTATCCAGTACAAAGAACAAGGGCAGCTGGGAGGCCATAGAGATTTATTAGCAGATAAGAATTCAATTTCAAAAACCACCCACTACCTTAAAGTAAACAAGTAGTATGTACTGAGAAAAACAAGGATTTCAACTATTCAGCTGCTCTGAAAATAGTGAGCAGAGacaggaaaaggttgatgatgtccaAATACAAAGAAACAGAAGCCCAAATAAATTCGTCGTAGGAGTATCTCTTGATCAAGTTGTCTGTATCATAAAGGATGTAGCCACAAAATATAATTGCTCCCAAGCAACCATAGATCATAGTAGATATTTTCCCCAATGGAAAGAAAACCTGCAGGAAGGGACACAATGAGAATTCAACCAAAACCATTAAACAATGCAACAATACCTATGAAGACACAGTCTTTGGAAATTATAATACCTGAATCAGACCAAAGACCATAAGAACCATAACAGCACCAAATAAGAAAGGGCCAAGGAAGTTGAAATCATAGCCTCTACTTGCAGCCCAAAATGTGTAAAGAGTCAGAGCTATCACCACCACAGCAGTCAATATAGCCGCTTCCAGAACAACTTTTCCTGTATATAATAAATACCAAATCTCATTAGGAGAAGCTCGGCATCACACTTAAAACTTGGCAATTCTCAATGATTAAATGCAACTTGAGCATACCAAATTGCACAAACCAAAATAGTAAGTCAGGAAACTCTAAACCCCAACAAGAAGAAGTTTTATCCCACTAAGTAGGTCATGGGTCAGTcacatggatcaactttcgccATAATGTCTATTCAATATCATGCTtcatgcttctatccaaatccCAAATCATTAATTCTTCTTCTATCCCTAATTGTTTGAGATCTCTCCAAACCCCAAATTACAAATTAATTTTTTcccattttgttttctttcaattgcaCAATTGATAGCTATACAAACAATGCCAGATCACAAAATTCAAATCTTGTAAACACCATTCTTATTCAATGAATCTTGTCTTGGAAGTACTCACTTCAACCCATGACACAAGCAATGGTATTTGAACACTCACAACCTACAATATATCCCTAAATCCCTAATTCTACTTAGAAAAATTGTAATTCCTAAATAAATATTTCTCCTTTGTTCATTACCCCCAATTAGAATAACAAGTATAACCCTAAATTTCAACCACCCAGTCCAAAAATTCCAAGTTCAATCAACCAAACAACATAACCTAAAATTATTACAGATTCAACCAAAACAATACACAATAAGGAAAAAAACAATCATCTCAATCTGAATAACAATCAAAACAATGAACATCAAGAAAGAAAGAAACAGAAATGAAATGAACAGAATCTTACCGCTAGTGAAAGCGCAACTCAATCCAACAACAAACGAAAGCGAAAGAGTGAAAATCCCCAACAGAAAGTAATTAACCGGATGCTTCTGATAATACGAGTAAAGCGGACACAACGCTGAAATCCAAAAGCAAAAATCATCAGCAATCAGACAAAAAAACTCAACACAGAAGTTTCTAGATTCTACAATCCAAACCAAATTCAGGGACAGAAAACTCACTGATCAAAGGGACAAAAATAAGAACGATGTAAAGAGCGAGACCGGTGTTGGTGGTGGCGAAGAACGTCGAAATGGGACGAACGGTGACGACGACGGCGCCGACAGCGATGGTGGCGAGTAATTGGATGGCGATGATGACGTAGACTTTCCGGATGAAAGACCACCGTAGTTCGGGGCTTTCAAGCATCATCGGGTACAGCGGCCGTGCGCCGCTTTCCACATCGGATTTTCCGTACGGTTGATTCCACATCTTGCAGTGTTTCTTTTTCCGGTGAAGTTTCTTGAACTGAGAAAGTGAGAGAAAGTAGTTAACGATTTTCgatctttgtttttgttttgcggGGGTTATTAAATAGAATAAACTGCTATTAGGCTAGAGAGGTTAACTGATTGATTaacaataaacaaataattacttATTGATTAAGGTTTGTTAAATTTGTTAAGAGTGATTACTGTAGAAGAAACTTCGCGTTTTCGCGAGATCATGCCTTAACGAGTAGGTTCGCTTGTAAACGCGGTGGTGTGGGTTATGGTGCTTTTGACACGTGTACGGTTGGAAATGTTCTAGATTTTTCTAACGGTAGTTATCAAATTGGGACTTGCTAGAATATGTAAGAATATGGGTTACTCTGCATTTGTGCCTTGTCAATTTATTTTGGTACTTAATTAATGTTTCTCTTTCAACTGTAAAATAATCTTACATTAATTACAGCTAACCGAAATAATTCTCATTAGATATTAATGGGAATTTTTTTCCTTTGTACCCAACCTTCTCATTCAAATAGCTAGACTAACCAACTTTCTAACAAAAATCATAATATACAAtccacttttaaaaaaaatactttgatcctctattttgtttattttttttcttttttattttaattttttatatttaaaatcacGATTTTGTTGAAAAAGGACAAAAATAAAGactaattttacaaaaaaaaaaatagaaatacgaAAATTGCACAAAATTTTTTAACCCTATGCAACAGTGACCGGACGTCATTGTTGCGTTATTGAGGTTTCAGAACCTTCGGTAGAGGCATCCGTGGAAGAATGGAACGTTGGGTCATTTTGTAGATGCACCAAGAAACCCAATTTTTTGAAACTAAGgtacttccgtagatacatctatgggagaacaaataatttttttcctttcttttcttgttATAACTACATAGTATCTAACTACAATAAGAACACAATATCCAGAAGTGGATCTACTATCTGACGGTGATTCGGCCCAGCCGACTTCTGAATAACAAGTGATTTTAGCATCATCCTTATCTTCATATAGTAGTCTTCTTCCTGGTGCATTCTTTATATATCCAAGAACTCAAATGACTGCATTTAATTGACTATCACGAGGAGTTCATAAATTGGCCCACAATGTTCACTACAAATGTAATATTTGGTCTGGATATTGTAAGATAATTGAGTCTACCCACAAGTTGTTGATATCTTCCCGGGTCTTATAATGACTCCCTCTAGCCTAGATGAAGCTTGACGTTGGGATCCATTGGAGTATCAATAGGATGACCAGCAAGCATACTAGCAAGTCAATAATTGCCAGGAATAGTAAAACTTGGAGACGAATCCATATAAACTACCTCCTCCAACTCTTAGTGAAAAAAGGCATTTCTAATGTCCAACTGATGAAACGGCCAATGATGAATGGCTAGGAGGGGCAACAAAACTCATACCTGCAGGTACCCACCCGAATCCGCCTTGAAATTGACGGGaaaaacccgctttgactgggtttggattcaggttttggtttgggttttccccTATTATAAAATATGGGGACGTGTCGGGTAATGGAGACAGTAGCACCCACTGAACCTGCCACCGAACCCGCCCCATTTATTTCATTAtgtgtattattatttatttttgataatttataatattaaa encodes:
- the LOC131644433 gene encoding protein LIFEGUARD 4-like — translated: MWNQPYGKSDVESGARPLYPMMLESPELRWSFIRKVYVIIAIQLLATIAVGAVVVTVRPISTFFATTNTGLALYIVLIFVPLITLCPLYSYYQKHPVNYFLLGIFTLSLSFVVGLSCAFTSGKVVLEAAILTAVVVIALTLYTFWAASRGYDFNFLGPFLFGAVMVLMVFGLIQVFFPLGKISTMIYGCLGAIIFCGYILYDTDNLIKRYSYDEFIWASVSLYLDIINLFLSLLTIFRAAE